From the Fusarium poae strain DAOMC 252244 chromosome Unknown contig_4, whole genome shotgun sequence genome, one window contains:
- a CDS encoding uncharacterized protein (TransMembrane:14 (i25-42o62-80i92-112o118-139i151-175o181-201i222-243o249-269i281-304o324-342i354-373o379-403i424-442o481-499i)), with the protein MAAQQLTKDEQALHDQTNLLPRRQLVVALATLSASLLLVTIDQNGISVALPTIAHDLNAESTISWAGTASLVANTCFQMLYGRLSDVFGRKVIFISAVLLLCVADLLCSLSRNAIMFYVFRAIAGVGGGGVQNLCNIIISDIVTLEQRGKIQGVIGATVGLGNVVGPFIAAGMISQTSWRAFFWLLSPLLFCTAVLAYFFLPSKPATTRFWEGISKIDWMGTLVSGIGIILLLIPISGGGSYFSWDSPLSISMLTVGGTLFIAFIVWEWKWAKLPMMPVNIYGNITLSIMLAQNFLFGAVYQSYLYYVPLYLQNPHHYNAITSAALYTPLVGAQMLASIVSGQYISRRLRYGEVLKTGFALWTLGAGLALIFNRHTSPAVIAVILAVVGTGVGCIFQPTLIALQAHSPKSRRAVIISSRNFYRCMGGACGLAFSAAVLQSRLSATLPTEYKSLASSTYVLPDSMREKPGVLDAYMSASHSVFVLQVPLIGMCLLGTAFIRDRGLDPVKDS; encoded by the exons ATGGCGGCTCAACAGCTCACCAAAGATGAACAGGCTCTTCACGACCAAACCAACCTTCTTCCACGCCGCCAACTGGTCGTTGCCCTCGCGACCCTCTCCGCCTCACTCCTTCTCGTCACCATTGATCAAAACGGCATCTCAGTCGCTCTTCCCACCATCGCCCACGACCTCAACGCCGAGAGCACTATCTCTTGGGCCGGAACAGCCAGTCTAGTCGCCAACACATGTTTTCAGATGCTCTATGGCAGGCTATCGGACGTGTTTGGTCGCAAGGTCATATTCATATCTGCTGTTCTACTACTCTGCGTCGCAGATTTGCTATGTTCGCTTAGCCGCAATGCAATCATGTTTTACGTCTTCAGGGCCATTGCAGGTgttggaggtggtggtgtgCAGAATCTCTGCAACATCATTATCTCGGATATTGTTACTCTTGAGCAGAGAGGCAAGATCCAAGGTGTTATTGGGGCTACGGTTGGGCTTGGCAATGTCGTTGGTCCATTCATTGCGGCAGGGATGATAAGCCAAACATCATGGAGAGCGTTCTTCTGGCTTCTATCACCGTTATTGTTCTGCACAGCGGTGCTCGCttatttctttcttccttctaAGCCTGCTACTACCAGGTTTTGGGAGGGGATTAGCAAGATTGATTGGATGGGCACACTGGTGTCAGGTATTGGGatcattcttcttcttattccTATTTCTGGAG GAGGATCGTACTTTTCCTGGGACTCTCCTCTCTCGATTAGTATGCTCACTGTTGGCGGCACATTATTTATCGCCTTTATCGTATGGGAGTGGAAATGGGCGAAGCTTCCCATGATGCCGG TCAACATCTACGGAAACATAACCCTGTCCATAATGTTGGCCCAGAACTTCCTGTTTGGTGCTGTCTATCAGTCTTACCTTTACTACGTTCCTCTCTACCTCCAGAACCCGCACCATTACAACGCGATTACTTCTGCAGCACTCTACACCCCCTTGGTGGGTGCCCAGATGCTCGCTTCTATCGTCTCAGGACAGTACATTAGTCGTCGTTTAAGATACGGCGAGGTGCTCAAGACTGGCTTTGCGTTATGGACTCT AGGGGCGGGTCTTGCTCTAATCTTCAACCGTCATACTAGCCCTGCTGTCATCGCTGTTATTTTAGCCGTCGTTGGCACAGGAGTTGGGTGTATCTTTCAACCCACCCTGATTGCCCTTCAAGCACATTCGCCAAAGAGCCGCCGTGCTGTAATCATCTCCAGTCGAAACTTCTATCGTTGTATGGGTGGTGCCTGTGGCCTTGCTTTCTCGGCTGCCGTACTCCAGTCTCGTCTAAGTGCAACCCTTCCAACGGAGTATAAAAGTCTTGCCAGCTCAACATATGTTTTGCCAGACTCGATGCGTGAGAAGCCTGGTGTTCTGGATGCCTACATGTCTGCGAGTCATAGTGTATTTGTACTGCAAGTGCCTCTGATTGGAATGTGTTTGCTTGGTACTGCCTTTATTCGGGATCGTGGCCTAGATCCAGTCAAAGATAGTTAG
- a CDS encoding uncharacterized protein (TransMembrane:11 (o12-32i44-70o76-100i107-125o131-151i209-228o248-267i288-308o320-341i353-374o380-402i)): MEEFNATETAASLGLALYVLGYGFGPLLFSPLSEIPYIGRNPIYIITFAIFNLLCVGAALTESFAGFLIIRFLQGFFGSPCLATGAASLTDMFSVIYIPYSLAAWSGAMYCGPALGPLFSGFSVVVKGWRWSMWELLWLSCFVFIFLVIFLPETSTPTLLYHRSKLLREETGSDKYNDATSIALRAVTHRDAIKAALIKPFEISLKDPSIAFVNIYTSFTYGIYYSFFEVFPLVYPKIYGMNLGETSAVFVCVLIACIVGIVWYLSWYRICIEKRFKALGSYDVPETFLRPGLLGVFGAPIGMFLFGWGARESIPWEVPTLGIVIYCGFSFVVGSGIFIYLPLGYPHYAASLFAANDALRSSFAAAAILFGRPLYLNLGIGRGCSLLGGLSILGIVGFWYLFRYGDQLRKRSNFTIQQ, translated from the exons ATGGAAGAATTTAACGCCACAGAAACAGCCGCGTCGCTAGGTCTCGCCCTTTATGTTCTCGGAT ATGGATTTGGGCCGCTGCTTTTCTCTCCGCTTAGCGAAATCCCCTACATCGGACGTAACCCGATCTACATCATTACGTTCGCTATCTTCAATCTCCTCTGCGTCGGAGCGGCATTGACAGAGAGCTTTGCTGGATTCCTCATCATTCGTTTCCTGCAAGGATTCTTCGGAAGCCCGTGCCTCGCCACTGGTGCTGCAAGCCTTACGGACATG TTTTCCGTCATCTACATCCCATACAGTCTAGCGGCATGGTCAGGCGCTATGTACTGTGGCCCGGCACTTGGCCCATTGTTTTCAGGCTTCTCAGTTGTTGTCAAAGG ATGGAGGTGGTCCATGTGGGAACTGCTATGGCTCTCATGCTTTGTTTTCATTttcctcgtcatcttcttACCCGAGACATCTACACCGACGTTGCTGTACCACAGGTCCAAACTGCTGCGAGAGGAAACTGGGTCGGACAAATACAATGATGCGACGTCCATTGCGTTGAGGGCGGTGACCCACAGAGATGCCATAAAAGCGGCGCTGATTAAGCCATTCGAGATTTCTCTCAAGGATCCTTCAATCGCATTTGTAAACATTTAC ACATCCTTTACTTACGGAATATACTATTCCTTCTTCGAGGTTTTCCCACTTGTTTATCCCAAGATCTATGGGATGAATCTTGGAGAAACGAGTGCCGTCTTTGTGTGCGTTCTAATCGCGTGTATTGTTGGCATCGTATGGTACCTATCTTGGTACCGTATATGCATCGAGAAGCGTTTCAAAGCACTGGGTTCCTATGATGTCCCCGAGACCTTCTTACGTCCTGGACTACTTGGTGTCTTTGGTGCGCCAATTGGCATGTTCCTATTTGGCTGGGGCGCGAGAGAGTCAATTCCCTGGGAAGTGCCAACGCTTGGTATTGTTATTTACTGCGGATTCTCGTTTGTGGTGGGCTCTGGGATCTTTATTTATCTTCCATTGGGTTATCCCCATTACGCGGCTAGTCTTTTTGCCGCCAATGATGCCTTAAGGAGTTCGTTTGCCGCAGCTGCCATTCTATTCGGTAGGCCTCTCTACCTGAATCTAGGAATtggaagaggctgcagtCTATTAGGCGGCTTGAGCATACTTGGTATTGTTGGATTCTGGTATCTCTTCCGCTATGGAGATCAATTGCGGAAGCGAAGCAATTTCACAATCCAACAATAG